A genome region from Eremothecium gossypii ATCC 10895 chromosome VII, complete sequence includes the following:
- the MPC54 gene encoding Mpc54p (Syntenic homolog of Saccharomyces cerevisiae YOR177C (MPC54)), translating into MCPSNAQANEDPSLCLIDLTFMKQHKGLPDDPSFVELAINGILNQDSIVAQRKVKFSELPLGPQPSARSSMTTPRKSILVSRQTTETENSDNEEDPDEVELLLHRCFNFCNLDTDGVAERPLVENLELISYGIISTFRFHECCYKYAHELEASSTVKEEVPQRLLPVDKTATLDTDMQDELVLWKIEAEELGIKNNVLMTENGKLIAELTALRQTIRTLNDEKEKLRAQVHDRDIQLLKLKDQSKDIDTETQVKLRRLQDLAGRLEKVISQRASTISNLREDRQALRRELAKSTELTINLKGDNRRLKAHVDSLLHLFNDCENEGPSSSVTLPHQLQSLKLTSKHEKDESQAFMQRPLHPQNNRKHTGLKLRAHT; encoded by the coding sequence ATGTGTCCAAGTAATGCCCAAGCTAACGAGGATCCAAGCCTGTGCCTTATCGATCTAACGTTTATGAAGCAGCATAAGGGGTTGCCGGATGATCCTAGTTTCGTGGAGTTAGCCATAAATGGTATTTTAAACCAAGACAGCATCGTGGCACAAAGGAAGGTAAAGTTCAGTGAACTCCCACTAGGACCCCAACCATCTGCGCGTAGCAGCATGACGACCCCTAGAAAGTCCATTCTTGTGTCCCGCCAGACAACTGAAACGGAAAACAGCGACAACGAGGAAGATCCGGATGAAGTCGAGCTCCTCCTACATCGCTGCTTTAACTTCTGCAACTTGGACACGGATGGGGTTGCAGAGAGGCCTCTTGTAGAAAATTTAGAGCTTATCAGCTATGGCATTATTTCCACGTTCAGATTCCATGAATGCTGTTACAAATATGCGCACGAATTGGAGGCTTCCTCCACAGTAAAAGAGGAGGTCCCCCAAAGATTGCTCCCGGTTGATAAGACCGCAACATTAGATACAGATATGCAGGACGAACTAGTGCTGTGGAAAATCGAAGCCGAGGAATTAGGCATCAAGAACAATGTCTTAATGACCGAGAATGGCAAGCTCATCGCCGAACTGACCGCCTTGCGGCAAACAATTCGGACCCTAAATGACGAAAAGGAGAAATTGAGAGCACAAGTCCACGATCGTGATATCCAACTTCTTAAATTGAAAGATCAATCCAAGGACATTGACACAGAGACACAAGTGAAACTAAGAAGGCTGCAGGATCTGGCGGGCAGACTAGAAAAGGTTATCTCACAGCGTGCCTCCACTATTTCCAATTTGCGTGAGGATCGTCAAGCATTACGTCGTGAGCTCGCAAAAAGTACTGAGCTCACAATTAACTTAAAAGGTGATAATAGACGGTTAAAAGCGCATGTTGATAGTCTCTTACATTTGTTTAACGATTGTGAAAACGAAGGTCCCAGTAGCAGTGTTACGTTACCTCATCAGCTTCAGAGTTTGAAGTTAACATCCAAGCACGAAAAAGATGAAAGTCAGGCTTTTATGCAAAGACCATTGCATCCACAAAACAATCGAAAACACACTGGCTTAAAGCTCCGCGCGCATACATAA
- the PIG1 gene encoding protein phosphatase regulator PIG1 (Syntenic homolog of Saccharomyces cerevisiae YOR178C (GAC1) and YLR273C (PIG1)), with the protein MEVGANGIFLHQNDSAETIKLEMSPVGGSGSAGSGSAMGSADDELTKCISDLNIFDLLHNNPPSSSDDNEEGGRRAAASGPWGTGARARPALRKLKSSLKLAASASSCSSASLSSSKSVRFAPQLATVKRFDLNSEPMSISNENSPELTSLDQLVHSEGVLDKFWFGTQPYARVRGLRAPARGVPKFTLDYDSDDSDDKELDGPEFDDLSSIELSEEEGYDDDDDEPARDEGDAAGFLIRHWELGGSNLVSFHPQGALPLQDQLFQFLQGHNIRLNKVSLVDMHTIKGSLYVTNLHFEKFIEVKFSFDEWKNIHYVTAQYLKTVTSKVDEFQFIIDLSSYKYFMKVKNLLYCVPGARETWCPVTMSLCCRYDVNGETYYDNNNYENYQFNAKCLTVPAVLSTVPSRSALLPDQPSRVRKRSGRSIGGNYAKTSCYGTPPHSKSYSNVPLRKSLSYDFLMNFSQKKANSISSSSSSSPSGIATTPPLERPPISRKFPDDTDYFNTSPLKHIYHFNSIKNTTMDSAISQKLTNGDAMHADSSRDYVHGSLSSTASNESILRTPRLRDSVLSSSISATSNSSNISSEDRSEHRLYKTHRLHGHAYGENNSCSSSGEMQLPMEHTPAGYAKIFGDYNVYSSGLIRSREPGAQNINSFLAKTICSSHQSATKDSDKVAVFAEDR; encoded by the coding sequence ATGGAGGTGGGTGCTAACGGGATTTTTCTGCACCAGAACGACTCTGCGGAGACGATCAAGCTGGAGATGTCGCCTGTCGGCGGTTCGGGGAGCGCaggcagcggcagcgcgaTGGGCAGCGCGGACGACGAGCTGACGAAGTGCATCAGCGACCTGAACATCTTCGATCTGCTGCACAACAACCCGCCGTCGAGTTCGGACGACAACGAGGAGGgtgggcggcgggcggcggcgagcggGCCGTGGGGCACGGgtgcgcgggcgcggccggcACTGCGCAAGTTGAAGTCGTCGTTGAAGCTGGCGGCGTCGGCGTCGAGCTGCAGCTCGGCGTCGCTGTCGTCGAGCAAGAGCGTGCGGTTCGCGCCGCAGTTGGCGACGGTCAAGCGGTTCGACCTGAACAGCGAGCCGATGTCGATCTCGAACGAGAACTCGCCGGAGTTGACGTCGCTGGACCAGCTGGTGCACTCGGAAGGAGTGCTGGACAAGTTCTGGTTCGGGACGCAGCCGTACGCACGGGTGCGGGGGCTGCGAGCGCCAGCGCGGGGCGTGCCGAAGTTCACGCTGGACTACGACTCGGACGACTCGGACGACAAGGAGCTGGACGGGCCGGAGTTCGACGATCTCTCTTCGATCGAGCTgtccgaggaggagggctacgacgacgacgacgacgagccGGCGCGGGACGAGGGCGACGCAGCCGGGTTCCTGATCCGCCACTGGGAGCTGGGGGGCTCGAATCTTGTGTCGTTCCACCCGCagggcgcgctgccgctccAGGACCAGCTCTTCCAGTTCTTGCAGGGGCACAACATCAGGTTGAACAAGGTTTCGCTTGTGGACATGCACACCATAAAGGGTTCGCTCTACGTGACCAACTTGCATTTCGAGAAGTTCATTGAGGTGAAGTTCTCCTTTGACGAGTGGAAGAACATCCATTACGTAACCGCGCAGTACCTGAAGACGGTCACGTCGAAGGTGGATGAGTTCCAGTTCATCATCGACTTGTCGAGCTACAAGTACTTCATGAAAGTCAAAAATCTGCTCTACTGCGTGCCCGGCGCACGCGAGACATGGTGCCCGGTCACGATGTCGCTATGCTGCCGCTATGATGTGAACGGGGAGACTTACTACGACAATAACAACTATGAAAATTACCAATTCAACGCCAAATGCCTGACGGTGCCTGCAGTCCTTTCCACAGTGCCTTCACGATCGGCGTTGCTTCCAGATCAGCCGTCGAGGGTGAGGAAGAGGAGCGGCAGGAGCATCGGCGGGAACTACGCGAAGACGTCTTGCTATGGCACACCACCACATAGCAAGAGCTACAGCAATGTCCCGTTGCGGAAATCTCTAAGTTATGATTTCCTAATGAACTTTAGTCAAAAGAAGGCGAATTCCATATCCTCATCTTCGTCCTCATCACCCTCAGGAATTGCGACTACGCCGCCGTTGGAGCGACCACCTATTAGCAGAAAATTCCCTGATGATACAGACTATTTCAACACTTCTCCCTTAAAGCACATATATCACTTCAATTCCATCAAAAATACCACTATGGACTCCGCTATATCACAAAAGTTGACCAATGGTGATGCCATGCATGCTGATTCTTCTAGGGACTACGTACATGGGAGTCTTTCTTCGACCGCATCCAACGAATCCATACTGCGGACCCCTCGATTACGTGACAGTGTTTTGTCGTCGAGTATTTCCGCGACTTCCAATAGCAGCAATATCAGCTCTGAAGACCGCAGTGAGCATCGTCTTTATAAGACTCACCGTTTGCATGGCCACGCCTACGGTGAGAACAATAGTTGCAGCTCTTCTGGCGAAATGCAACTACCGATGGAGCACACGCCCGCCGGGTATGCGAAAATATTCGGCGACTATAATGTGTATTCATCGGGCCTCATACGTTCCAGGGAGCCTGGAGCTCAAAATATTAACTCTTTCTTGGCGAAAACAATCTGCTCTTCTCATCAGTCCGCCACCAAGGACTCTGATAAGGTAGCTGTTTTTGCCGAAGATAGGTAA
- the MCM5 gene encoding MCM DNA helicase complex subunit MCM5 (Syntenic homolog of Saccharomyces cerevisiae YLR274W (MCM5)) yields the protein MSFDTTRVYTTSVLPGEEAGAHERSEVVRSFRDFVLEFRLDARFVYREQLRNNLLVRRYALRVNTEHLIGYNEALYKLVRDEPVETVPLFEQAVTEIARRMARLRAEDAGALPAVQVELQSAAAETALRQLDSQSVSRLVRLSGIVVSTSVLTSRATHVALMCRNCRHTTALDLNNFQSLAGSNVALPRACLADHSNDDGSAAGNPCGQDPYMIVHESSRFVDQQFLKLQEVPESVPIGEMPRNLLLTCDRYLTNRVVPGTRVTVVGIYAIYQSKGGQGGARAVAIRNPYVKVLGIEAQAGSPAGVLSMFSEEEEEEFLRLARTPNLYQLFAESIAPSIYGNEDIKKAIVCLLMGGSKKLLPDGMRLRGDINVLLLGDPGTAKSQLLKFVEKVSPIAVYTSGKGSSAAGLTASVQRDPNTREFYLEGGAMVLADGGVVCIDEFDKMRDEDRVAIHEAMEQQTISIAKAGITTVLNSRTSVLAAANPIYGRYDELKSPGENIDFQTTILSRFDMIFIVKDEHNEQRDMSIAQHVMNIHTGRTAVPDAGAAGADREIPIDKMRRYITYCRSKCAPRLSTHAAEKLSSHFVTIRKQLLINELESKEKSSIPITVRQLEAIIRISESLAKLELSSVAEERHVDEAIRLFQASTMDAASQDPIGGMQNSNVVSEVRNLEAELKRRLPIGWSTSYQTLKREFVQSGRYSLQALDRALYVLERHETIQLRYQGQNIYRSGV from the coding sequence ATGTCGTTCGATACCACACGCGTGTACACTACCAGCGTGCTGCCCGGAGAggaggcgggcgcgcacGAGCGCTCGGAGGTGGTGCGCTCGTTCCGCGACTTTGTGCTGGAGTTTCGGTTGGACGCGCGGTTCGTATATcgcgagcagctgcgcaacAACCTGCTGGTGCGGCGGTACGCGCTGCGCGTCAACACGGAGCATCTGATTGGGTACAACGAGGCGCTGTACAAACTGGTGCGCGACGAGCCTGTGGAGACGGTGCCCCTCTTTGAGCAGGCGGTGACGGAAATAGCGCGGCGGATGGCGCGGCTCCGGGCGGAGGACGcgggcgcgctgccggcggtgcaggtggagctgcagagcgcggcggctgagacggcgctgcggcagctggaCTCACAGAGCGTTTCGCGGCTGGTGCGGCTGAGCGGGATCGTGGTGTCAACGTCGGTGCTGACGTCACGTGCGACTCACGTTGCGCTGATGTGCCGCAACTGCCGGCACACGACGGCGCTGGACCTCAACAACTTCCAGTCGCTTGCGGGGAGCAACGTGGCGCTACCGCGGGCGTGCCTGGCAGACCACTCGAATGACGAtggcagcgcggcggggaACCCTTGCGGCCAGGACCCGTACATGATCGTTCACGAGAGCTCGCGCTTCGTAGACCAGCAGTTCCTGAAGCTCCAGGAGGTGCCGGAGTCCGTACCGATCGGCGAGATGCCGCGCAACCTGCTGCTGACGTGCGACCGGTACCTCACGAACCGGGTGGTGCCGGGCACGCGGGTGACGGTGGTGGGGATCTACGCGATATACCAGTCCAAGGGCGGGCAGGGCGGGGCGCGGGCTGTGGCGATCCGGAACCCGTACGTGAAGGTGCTGGGGATCGAGGCGCAGGCGGGCAGCCCTGCGGGCGTGCTGTCGATGTTcagcgaggaggaggaggaggagttcctgcggctggcgcggACGCCGAACCTGTACCAGCTGTTTGCAGAGTCGATTGCGCCCAGTATCTATGGAAACGAGGATATCAAGAAGGCGATAGTGTGCCTGCTGATGGGTGGCTCGaagaagctgctgccggaCGGCATGCGCCTGCGGGGGGACATCAACGTGCTACTGTTGGGAGACCCGGGGACGGCGAAGTCGCAGCTGCTGAAGTTCGTGGAGAAGGTGTCTCCGATCGCGGTGTATACGTCGGGCAAGGGTTCTTCGGCGGCGGGTCTGACAGCGTCAGTGCAGCGCGACCCGAACACGCGTGAGTTCTACCTCGAGGGCGGTGCGATGGTGCTGGCCGACGGCGGCGTGGTGTGCATCGACGAGTTCGACAAGATGCGCGATGAAGACCGCGTGGCGATCCACGAGGCAATGGAACAGCAGACCATCTCGATCGCGAAGGCGGGCATCACCACGGTGCTGAACTCGCGGACTAGTGTTCTGGCGGCCGCCAACCCCATATACGGGCGCTACGATGAGCTCAAGTCCCCGGGCGAGAACATCGATTTCCAGACGACCATTCTGTCGCGGTTCGATATGATCTTCATAGTCAAGGACGAGCACAACGAGCAGCGGGATATGTCCATAGCGCAGCACGTCATGAACATCCACACCGGGCGCACTGCCGTGCCGGACGCaggcgctgccggcgcaGACCGCGAAATACCCATTGACAAAATGCGCCGCTACATCACATACTGTCGCTCGAAGTGCGCCCCCAGGCTCTCAACTCATGCGGCTGAGAAGCTGTCCTCGCACTTCGTGACCATTCGCAAACAGCTGCTGATCAATGAGCTGGAGTCGAAGGAGAAATCCTCCATTCCGATCACTGTGAGACAGCTGGAGGCCATCATACGTATTTCGGAGTCGCTGGCGAAATTGGAGCTCAGCTCCGTCGCCGAGGAGCGCCACGTCGACGAAGCCATTCGCTTGTTCCAGGCTTCCACAATGGATGCGGCGTCTCAGGATCCTATCGGGGGCATGCAAAATTCAAACGTAGTGTCCGAGGTACGCAACCTCGAAGCGGAACTAAAACGGCGTTTGCCAATAGGCTGGTCGACCAGCTACCAGACCCTCAAACGGGAGTTTGTCCAGTCTGGTCGTTACTCTCTACAGGCACTCGACAGAGCTCTATATGTCCTCGAGAGGCATGAGACAATACAACTGCGCTATCAGGGCCAGAATATTTATCGCAGCGGCGTGTAA
- the SMD2 gene encoding mRNA splicing protein SMD2 (Syntenic homolog of Saccharomyces cerevisiae YLR275W (SMD2); 1-intron), with protein sequence MSDLVNRPRSELTQDELAQLEEFEFKHGPMSLIQEAMTARTPVIISLRNNHKIIARVKSFDRHCNMVLENVKEIWSEREGKKISNKERFISKLFLRGDSVIVVLKAPL encoded by the exons ATGTC CGATTTGGTGAACCGGCCGCGTTCGGAACTTACGCAGGATGAACTTGCACAGCTGGAAGAGTTCGAGTTCAAGCACGGGCCGATGTCGCTCATTCAAGAAGCTATGACAGCACGCACGCCGGTGATAATATCACTTCGGAATAATCACAAGATCATAGCTCGTGTAAAGTCTTTTGATAGACACTGTAACATGGTGCTTGAAAACGTGAAGGAGATATGGAGCGAACGAGAAGGCAAGAAGATTTCAAACAAGGAACGCTTTATTTCCAAGCTGTTCCTGAGAGGTGATTCCGTAATTGTAGTACTTAAAGCGCCCCTATAA
- the DBP9 gene encoding ATP-dependent DNA/RNA helicase (Syntenic homolog of Saccharomyces cerevisiae YLR276C (DBP9)), which yields MSQQTTASSEYLDESKTFSSFQLDLRLQQSLKSSGFHHPTLIQSSAIPLALEQKRDIIAKASTGSGKTLAYLIPVVQTILEHKSTQGADRTTGTLGVVLVPTRELAQQVRVVLEKLVLYCSKDIRLLNISANVDDSVLGPLLAENPEIIISTPSQLVKILEGKHLQTISLRDLRFLVIDEVDLILTFGYQEDLLKISQYLPLKKNLQAFLMSATLNEEIQELKTKFCRSPAILKLNDDEINKNKNKLLQYYVKVSEFDKFLLCYVIFKLSLIKGKTIIFVNTIDRGYRLKLVLEQFGIRSCILNSELPLNSRQHIVDEFNKNVYQLLIATDDNEYIEEEDEETVEAGEEGSEKLEEGGEKLEEITSKTSSTNGKQKIAKKDKEYGASRGVDFQNVSCVLNFDLPTTAKSYVHRIGRTARAGKSGTAISFVVPLKEYGKHKPSMLVTAKKDEKILARVIKQQSKLGFQIEPYNFDVKQIEGFRYRMEDGFRAVTQVAVREARVKELKQELLASEKLKRHFEENPHDLDSLRHDKELHPARVQQHLKRVPDYLLPEAARETGKKIGFVPFHNPKKNRKGKVAKRKPGRKSDPLKNFK from the coding sequence ATGAGCCAACAAACTACTGCATCTTCTGAATATCTGGATGAATCCAAAACGTTCAGTTCGTTCCAGTTGGACCTGAGACTGCAACAGTCCCTTAAGAGCAGTGGCTTCCACCACCCCACACTAATACAGTCAAGTGCAATCCCGCTTGCATTGGAACAGAAGCGTGATATAATTGCAAAGGCATCGACTGGATCTGGTAAGACGCTTGCCTACTTGATTCCGGTGGTACAGACGATCCTGGAACACAAAAGTACACAAGGTGCGGACAGAACCACAGGCACATTGGGCGTGGTGTTGGTGCCAACAAGAGAACTAGCACAGCAAGTCCGCGTGGTGCTGGAAAAGTTGGTGTTATACTGCTCGAAGGACATAAGGCTGCTAAATATTTCAGCCAATGTCGACGATTCTGTGCTGGGGCCGTTACTAGCAGAAAACCCAGAGATCATCATTTCCACACCCTCACAGCTAGTTAAGATTCTAGAGGGCAAGCATCTGCAGACGATTTCCTTGAGGGATCTAAGGTTCCTTGTGATAGATGAGGTTGATTTAATCCTCACGTTTGGTTACCAAGAAGATTTGCTGAAGATATCCCAATATTTGCCTTTGAAGAAGAATTTACAGGCGTTCTTAATGAGTGCAACCTTAAATGAAGAAATCCAGGAACTCAAGACTAAGTTCTGTCGTTCGCCAGCTATCTTAAAGCTCAATGACGATGAAATCAACAAAAACAAAAACAAGCTCCTGCAGTACTACGTGAAGGTCTCGGAGTTCGACAAATTCTTGTTATGCTACGTCATTTTCAAGCTTTCATTAATAAAAGGTAAGACCATTATTTTTGTGAACACTATTGACAGAGGTTACAGATTGAAATTGGTCTTGGAACAGTTTGGCATTAGATCTTGCATTCTGAACAGTGAGCTGCCGCTAAACTCGCGCCAACACATAGTGGACGAATTTAACAAGAATGTATACCAGCTACTCATTGCCACGGATGACAACGAGTACAttgaagaagaagacgaagaAACCGTGGAGGCGGGCGAAGAAGGCAGCGAAAAGCTTGAAGAAGGCGGGGAGAAGCTTGAAGAGATCACTTCAAAGACTAGTTCTACAAACGGGAAGCAAAAAATTGCTAAGAAGGACAAGGAATATGGTGCATCCCGGGGTGTTGATTTCCAAAACGTCTCGTGCGTACTAAATTTTGACCTTCCTACCACAGCCAAGTCATACGTTCACAGAATCGGAAGAACCGCGCGTGCAGGTAAATCTGGTACCGCCATTTCTTTCGTGGTGCCACTAAAGGAGTACGGAAAGCATAAGCCCTCGATGCTTGTGACGGCAAAGAAAGATGAGAAGATTCTCGCCAGAGTCATAAAGCAACAAAGCAAACTAGGATTCCAAATTGAGCCATACAACTTTGACGTAAAACAGATCGAAGGTTTCCGTTATAGAATGGAGGATGGTTTCCGTGCCGTGACTCAAGTTGCAGTTCGGGAGGCCCGTGTCAAGGAATTAAAGCAAGAACTGCTGGCGAGTGAAAAGCTGAAGAGACATTTCGAGGAGAACCCGCATGATTTAGATAGTTTAAGGCATGACAAGGAGCTTCACCCAGCTCGTGTTCAGCAGCATTTGAAGAGGGTTCCAGATTACCTCTTACCAGAGGCTGCTAGGGAAACTGGTAAAAAGATTGGCTTCGTACCGTTCCACAACCCGAAGAAGAACAGAAAAGGCAAAGTGGCCAAGCGCAAGCCAGGGCGTAAATCAGACCCTCTAAAAAACTTCAAGTGA